From Novosphingobium decolorationis, one genomic window encodes:
- a CDS encoding helix-turn-helix domain-containing protein, which produces MERLGNDIRAARLRRGVAVADLAVRAGTSPSSISRLEKGDSGVAIGTLAEVLVALGLIERLTDLVDVRKDDLGLALAGERGPRRGRTFAARLKSQKAKSSKGEGQQDIIDPDGAAF; this is translated from the coding sequence TTGGAACGCCTCGGCAATGATATTCGCGCCGCCCGGTTGCGACGCGGGGTCGCCGTGGCCGATTTGGCGGTACGAGCAGGTACATCTCCCAGTTCCATCAGCAGGCTTGAGAAGGGTGATAGCGGCGTCGCGATAGGCACGCTTGCCGAGGTTTTGGTCGCACTTGGGCTGATCGAGCGGCTTACCGACCTGGTAGACGTGCGCAAGGACGACCTCGGGCTTGCATTGGCGGGCGAGCGCGGTCCGCGCCGAGGACGCACGTTCGCCGCCCGTCTGAAATCGCAAAAAGCAAAATCCAGTAAGGGCGAAGGCCAACAAGACATCATCGACCCCGATGGGGCGGCCTTCTGA
- a CDS encoding type II toxin-antitoxin system HipA family toxin — translation MADFSAHVALGESLTPVGQLRFTHAGPRQFSTFSYEPAWIENPRAFAIEPDFTLEAGPFHRSGQSANTRDALAGVFADAAPDSWGRRLLERAYGNGLSEFEYLTLSDDTCRQGAMRFLDEDGQVIRGNAEDAVPRLVDLEAITAIARAYEQGKEVSAEAMQALAGAGGSGGARPKANVRDGDDLWLAKFTSVHDQQPIERVEVATLRLAAACGIRTPVARLELADTPFPVALIQRFDRRGVNRIPYISARTALGKSGAELGSYTEIVDFIRQYSPQPRQDFRELYRRLAFTILVSNKDDHLKNHGFLYVGGGQWRLSPVFDVNPAPDRNPHLETAILEGGAHDRSMALALEACEFFEIGEQEARDTIQGLAQTVSSSWRNALREVGVSGAPARSYEPAFVHDEMGLALNL, via the coding sequence ATGGCCGATTTCAGTGCCCATGTCGCGCTCGGAGAAAGCCTGACGCCGGTCGGGCAACTTCGCTTCACCCATGCTGGCCCGCGCCAATTCTCGACGTTCAGCTATGAACCGGCATGGATCGAAAATCCGCGCGCATTTGCCATCGAGCCGGATTTCACCCTTGAGGCCGGGCCCTTCCACCGATCAGGGCAGTCCGCCAACACGCGCGACGCATTGGCAGGCGTATTTGCCGATGCTGCGCCCGATAGCTGGGGGCGACGGTTGCTTGAACGTGCCTACGGCAATGGCCTCAGTGAGTTCGAGTACCTTACGCTGTCTGATGACACCTGCCGTCAGGGAGCCATGCGTTTTCTCGATGAGGATGGTCAGGTCATCCGCGGCAACGCAGAGGATGCTGTCCCTCGCCTCGTCGATTTGGAAGCGATCACAGCGATCGCACGCGCCTATGAGCAGGGCAAGGAGGTGTCCGCCGAGGCCATGCAAGCGCTCGCAGGTGCGGGTGGCTCCGGCGGCGCCCGTCCCAAAGCCAATGTCAGGGATGGGGACGACCTGTGGCTCGCAAAATTCACTTCGGTTCACGACCAGCAACCGATCGAACGGGTAGAAGTGGCGACGCTACGTCTTGCTGCCGCCTGTGGCATCCGCACGCCCGTGGCGCGTCTCGAGTTGGCCGATACGCCTTTTCCCGTAGCGCTGATCCAGCGGTTCGACCGCAGAGGCGTGAACCGAATTCCCTATATTTCGGCACGTACCGCGCTCGGCAAGAGCGGTGCGGAATTGGGCTCCTATACCGAGATCGTCGACTTCATCCGGCAATACTCGCCCCAGCCCAGGCAAGATTTTCGCGAACTCTACCGGCGCTTGGCGTTCACCATCCTTGTGTCCAACAAGGACGACCACCTGAAGAACCATGGCTTCCTGTATGTCGGCGGCGGGCAATGGCGCCTGTCGCCGGTGTTCGACGTCAATCCTGCCCCCGACCGCAACCCGCATTTAGAAACGGCGATCCTGGAAGGCGGCGCGCATGACCGCTCGATGGCGCTTGCGCTGGAGGCCTGCGAGTTCTTCGAAATCGGGGAGCAGGAAGCCCGCGACACCATTCAAGGGCTGGCACAGACGGTGTCCTCCTCATGGCGCAATGCGCTTCGAGAGGTCGGCGTGTCCGGAGCGCCGGCAAGATCATATGAGCCAGCGTTCGTTCACGACGAGATGGGACTCGCACTGAATTTATAA
- a CDS encoding tyrosine-type recombinase/integrase codes for MGKLSATSVKAATRPGRMGDGEGLYLVVHPTGSKSWICRVQKHGMRRDFGLGSAAKVSLATARDKAREIRSWVEMGLDPIFERRKAQGIPTFREAAAKVIAAHNKTWRNEKHAGQWSSTLEAYVFPHIGDRQVSEITGPMIRNLLSEIWLSKPETARRVRQRIGAVLDWAYASGYRETEAPMRAITKGLPRQPKKDGHFAAMPYDKVPTFLRRLRERESFSRLALQFAILTAGRSGEVREATWDEIDLEAKLWTIPKDRMKAQREHVVPLGEGALKILRRCEELRLGAATLVFPGARPKSPLSDMTLTKLLREMREPYTAHGFRSSFRDWVSEETQHPGDVAEAALAHVVKSKTEAAYRRGNLLEKRRAMMGDWDAFCGGSNPKTDGKGVSESSQ; via the coding sequence ATGGGAAAGCTGTCCGCAACGAGTGTGAAGGCTGCCACGCGGCCCGGCCGAATGGGCGACGGTGAAGGGTTGTACCTCGTCGTGCATCCGACCGGCTCGAAGAGCTGGATATGCCGCGTTCAGAAGCACGGGATGCGACGAGACTTCGGTCTTGGCAGCGCTGCCAAAGTTTCGCTCGCCACCGCCCGGGACAAGGCGAGGGAAATCCGGAGCTGGGTAGAGATGGGCCTTGATCCCATCTTCGAGCGGCGCAAGGCTCAGGGCATCCCAACGTTCCGTGAGGCAGCAGCCAAGGTCATCGCCGCGCACAACAAGACCTGGCGCAATGAGAAGCATGCAGGGCAGTGGTCGAGCACGCTCGAGGCCTATGTCTTCCCCCATATCGGCGATCGCCAGGTGAGCGAGATCACGGGGCCGATGATCCGAAACCTTCTTTCTGAAATCTGGCTCTCGAAACCCGAGACGGCGAGGCGGGTGCGCCAGCGGATCGGGGCCGTTCTCGATTGGGCCTACGCCTCGGGCTATCGCGAAACAGAGGCTCCTATGCGCGCGATCACGAAGGGGCTTCCCCGCCAGCCCAAGAAGGATGGCCATTTCGCTGCCATGCCCTACGACAAGGTACCGACATTCCTGCGGCGTCTGCGTGAACGCGAATCGTTCAGCCGCCTTGCGCTCCAGTTTGCGATCCTGACGGCCGGACGTTCTGGAGAGGTGCGCGAGGCGACTTGGGATGAGATCGATCTCGAAGCCAAGCTCTGGACCATCCCCAAGGATCGGATGAAGGCCCAGCGCGAGCATGTCGTGCCATTGGGCGAGGGCGCCTTGAAAATTCTGCGGCGATGCGAGGAATTGCGCCTAGGGGCGGCTACCTTGGTATTTCCTGGGGCGCGGCCGAAGTCCCCGCTGTCCGACATGACCCTTACCAAACTGCTTCGCGAGATGCGCGAGCCCTATACCGCGCACGGTTTTCGCTCGTCTTTCCGAGACTGGGTCAGCGAGGAAACCCAGCATCCTGGCGATGTTGCGGAGGCGGCGCTTGCCCACGTGGTGAAGAGCAAGACCGAGGCAGCCTATCGCCGAGGCAATCTGCTGGAGAAGCGCCGGGCGATGATGGGCGACTGGGATGCTTTTTGCGGAGGATCGAACCCCAAGACAGATGGGAAGGGTGTTTCAGAAAGCTCGCAATGA
- the hspQ gene encoding heat shock protein HspQ has product MNRASFFSPQAGRVIDAPRQMRARFAIGDIVRHRDHDFRGVVFDIDPVFANSEEWYESIPAEIRPLREQPFYHLLAEADDSSYVAYVSQQNLMADDEGGPVDHPSLSQIFEDYRNGRYQLRRSLAH; this is encoded by the coding sequence ATGAACAGAGCGTCCTTTTTCTCGCCTCAGGCCGGACGCGTGATCGATGCGCCGCGCCAGATGCGCGCCCGTTTTGCCATCGGCGACATCGTGCGCCACCGCGATCACGACTTCCGCGGCGTCGTCTTCGACATCGACCCTGTCTTCGCCAACAGCGAGGAATGGTACGAATCGATCCCGGCCGAGATCCGCCCCCTGCGCGAGCAGCCTTTCTACCACCTCCTCGCCGAAGCCGACGATTCGAGCTACGTCGCCTATGTCAGCCAACAGAACCTGATGGCCGATGACGAAGGCGGTCCGGTCGACCACCCCTCGCTTTCACAGATCTTTGAAGACTACCGCAACGGCCGCTACCAGCTTCGTCGCAGCCTCGCGCATTAG
- a CDS encoding IS110 family transposase: MSDNLPQTIGIDISKASLDCHAYPVGAERQFANTAKGHKALIAWLRQWPIERIAYEATGTYHRALEAALTNWPCVKLNPERARRFAQATGTLAKTDRIDAILLARMAATLQPVVRPARSPQQTQMAELINARDGLVRDRTALKNREKNLTIAFLKRQCRQRLEQIDRHIAALDAEISNLIAADAVLARRHQILTSIAGVGTLTANQLIATMPELGSLENKQAASLAGLAPIARQSGQWKGKSFIRGGRANVRQALYMPALVAARYNPDLKAKYQQLVTAGKPAKIAITAVMRKLVVTANALLKADRCWAQSQT; encoded by the coding sequence ATGAGCGACAATCTACCACAGACGATCGGCATCGACATCTCCAAAGCGAGCCTCGATTGCCATGCCTACCCCGTCGGCGCCGAGCGCCAGTTTGCCAATACCGCCAAGGGGCACAAGGCGCTGATCGCCTGGCTGCGACAATGGCCGATCGAACGGATCGCCTACGAGGCAACCGGCACCTATCATCGCGCACTGGAGGCGGCGCTGACCAACTGGCCCTGTGTGAAGCTCAACCCTGAACGGGCCCGGCGCTTCGCCCAGGCGACTGGCACGCTGGCCAAGACTGATCGCATTGACGCCATCCTGCTGGCTCGTATGGCCGCAACCTTGCAGCCAGTGGTCAGACCCGCTCGAAGCCCACAGCAGACCCAAATGGCGGAACTCATCAATGCCCGAGATGGCCTGGTTCGTGATCGCACCGCGCTCAAAAATCGTGAGAAAAATCTCACCATCGCCTTTCTCAAGCGCCAGTGTCGCCAGCGGCTCGAACAGATTGATCGACATATCGCGGCCCTCGATGCTGAGATCTCCAACCTGATCGCCGCCGATGCCGTACTCGCTCGTCGACACCAGATACTGACCAGCATCGCGGGTGTGGGAACGCTGACCGCCAACCAGCTCATCGCCACCATGCCCGAACTCGGCAGCCTTGAGAACAAGCAGGCCGCGTCCCTTGCCGGCCTTGCACCGATTGCGCGGCAATCCGGACAATGGAAAGGCAAAAGCTTCATCCGCGGCGGACGTGCTAACGTGAGGCAGGCCCTCTATATGCCGGCCCTCGTCGCCGCCCGATACAACCCTGACCTCAAGGCAAAGTACCAACAACTCGTCACCGCAGGAAAGCCCGCCAAAATCGCCATCACCGCCGTCATGCGAAAGCTCGTCGTGACCGCAAACGCTCTGCTCAAAGCCGATAGATGCTGGGCGCAATCTCAGACTTGA
- a CDS encoding putative bifunctional diguanylate cyclase/phosphodiesterase: MKERRAHPPGGGSDRRGSAFALSLALAIMVLGTLLVALLQWSGSQVDRIARERDQATAKTVVAQSVEQMSHGLEVGASSRALLGQLSGGDPDLEWLDVFAERWFTDYAGLAETYLLSPEGAPLYAIRGNARVAAHSYIGIEQYAAPLAEQMRAATIRNRTQNDGSSTRTPVVADLRFLRGRPAILSVKPVLAGQASDGERVGAVPMVVGVAYLDGSFFERLAQHYGLADMRYQSGPRTGPGETSAPLRDRSSQVMGYLVWRAFAPGQQVVSALGPVSMLLVLVVASVVFFLASRLTRRTRDLAESRSEAHYQALHDPLTGLANRMMFEAWLDEALERCEQGPEGAGHLALLCIDLDRFKLINDTLGHPAGDELIRQVAARLRAEVRDYDMVARMAGDEFAIAICEPEDRAAVEGICARIIEQLARPFDLFGARAYIGGSIGVALAPDDSRERTELTRRVDIALTTAKAEGRGRYLFFTPAMDAKIRAREELVQALRHAVHEDPAQLHVHYQPMYCARTGAIRAVEALLRWEHPERGFIGPGTFIPQAEESGLIEALGNFVLRRALEDARAWPDVRVSVNISPSQMRCTDFVTRVRDLLEESGVAPQRLELEMTETALMASSRDVRRTIAALRELEVACALDDFGTGYSSLSHIRDMAVDRIKVDKSFVAAISTPQGAGLVEAIVSVARVHGMAVTAEGVETPMQLAFLRDLGCHELQGFLLSHPVCAENLSALLAESRAGQGPALQWAGSDGWAI, encoded by the coding sequence GTGAAGGAACGGCGTGCCCATCCCCCCGGGGGCGGTTCGGACCGACGCGGTTCGGCCTTTGCCTTGTCGCTGGCTCTCGCCATCATGGTTCTGGGCACGCTGCTGGTCGCGCTGCTCCAGTGGTCTGGCAGCCAGGTCGATCGGATCGCCCGCGAGCGGGACCAGGCGACCGCGAAGACCGTGGTGGCGCAAAGTGTCGAGCAGATGAGCCATGGGCTCGAGGTCGGCGCGTCCTCCCGCGCGCTGCTGGGCCAGTTGTCCGGCGGCGATCCGGATCTCGAATGGCTCGATGTCTTCGCCGAGCGCTGGTTCACCGACTACGCGGGCCTCGCCGAGACCTATCTCCTGTCGCCGGAAGGCGCGCCGCTCTACGCGATTCGGGGCAACGCACGGGTCGCAGCGCACAGCTACATCGGGATCGAGCAATACGCCGCTCCGCTGGCCGAACAGATGCGCGCGGCCACCATCCGCAACCGCACCCAGAACGACGGTTCGAGCACGCGCACGCCGGTGGTGGCGGATCTGCGTTTCCTGCGCGGCCGCCCCGCGATCCTCTCGGTAAAGCCGGTCCTGGCCGGCCAGGCGTCCGATGGCGAGCGCGTGGGCGCGGTGCCGATGGTGGTGGGGGTCGCCTATCTCGACGGGTCTTTCTTCGAGCGTTTGGCGCAGCACTACGGGTTGGCCGATATGCGCTACCAGTCCGGTCCACGCACCGGACCGGGTGAGACCTCCGCGCCGCTGCGTGATCGCTCCAGCCAGGTCATGGGCTATCTTGTCTGGCGGGCCTTCGCGCCGGGCCAGCAGGTCGTCTCCGCGCTCGGCCCCGTCTCGATGCTGTTGGTGCTGGTCGTCGCCTCGGTGGTCTTTTTCCTCGCCAGCCGCCTGACCCGGCGGACTCGTGACCTGGCCGAGAGCCGCAGCGAAGCGCACTATCAGGCGCTCCACGATCCGTTGACGGGACTGGCCAACCGCATGATGTTCGAGGCCTGGCTCGATGAGGCGCTCGAGCGCTGCGAGCAGGGCCCGGAGGGGGCGGGCCACCTGGCGCTGCTGTGCATTGACCTCGATCGCTTCAAGCTGATCAACGACACGCTGGGCCATCCGGCGGGCGACGAACTGATCCGCCAGGTGGCCGCGCGCCTGCGCGCCGAAGTGCGTGACTACGACATGGTCGCGCGCATGGCGGGGGACGAGTTTGCCATTGCCATCTGCGAGCCCGAGGACCGCGCGGCGGTCGAGGGGATCTGCGCGCGCATTATCGAGCAACTGGCCCGGCCCTTCGACCTGTTCGGCGCACGCGCCTATATCGGCGGCAGCATTGGCGTTGCCCTCGCTCCCGATGACAGCCGTGAGCGGACCGAGCTGACCCGACGGGTCGACATCGCGCTCACGACGGCCAAGGCCGAGGGGCGCGGGCGTTACCTGTTCTTCACCCCGGCAATGGATGCGAAAATCCGTGCGCGCGAAGAGCTGGTGCAGGCGCTGCGCCACGCCGTGCACGAAGACCCGGCGCAGTTGCACGTCCATTATCAGCCCATGTACTGCGCGCGGACCGGTGCCATTCGGGCGGTCGAGGCGTTGTTGCGCTGGGAGCACCCTGAGCGCGGTTTCATCGGCCCGGGCACCTTCATCCCGCAGGCCGAGGAATCGGGGCTGATCGAGGCGCTGGGCAACTTCGTCCTGCGCCGCGCGCTCGAGGACGCGCGGGCCTGGCCCGACGTGCGGGTCAGCGTCAACATCTCGCCCTCGCAGATGCGGTGTACCGATTTCGTGACCCGTGTCCGGGACCTGCTCGAGGAGAGCGGGGTCGCTCCGCAGCGTCTCGAACTGGAGATGACCGAGACCGCGCTCATGGCCTCCTCGCGCGACGTGCGCCGCACGATCGCGGCGCTGCGCGAGCTGGAGGTGGCCTGCGCGCTCGACGATTTCGGGACGGGCTATTCCTCGCTCAGCCACATCCGCGACATGGCGGTCGACCGCATCAAGGTCGACAAGTCCTTCGTCGCGGCGATATCGACGCCGCAGGGGGCAGGGCTGGTGGAGGCCATCGTCAGCGTGGCCCGGGTGCACGGCATGGCCGTAACAGCCGAAGGCGTGGAAACCCCGATGCAACTGGCGTTCCTGCGCGACCTGGGATGCCACGAGTTGCAGGGCTTCCTGCTGTCTCATCCGGTCTGTGCGGAAAACCTGTCCGCGCTCCTGGCGGAAAGCCGAGCGGGGCAGGGCCCGGCGCTGCAATGGGCCGGAAGCGACGGCTGGGCGATCTGA
- a CDS encoding ABC transporter permease translates to MDDQTNSTELHSAERPVEPRHFPAKGEPIIHTVNWVGLGTLYMKEVRRFFKVQTQTIWAPAVTTLLFLVIFSLAMGRGDRMVLGVNFATFVAPGLIVMGMMQNSFANSSFSFLAGKIQGTIIDYLMPPLSEAELMAAMVGAAVTRAVMVGLALSIAMLLWPGVDLSMAHPWAVVWFGLIGAVFLALLGLLSSIWAEKFDHNAAVTNFVIAPLSLLSGTFYVIDNLAPAFQVISRINPFFYVISGFRFGFLGESDIGDTNMDVLHSALGMTLVDAVLAVVVYMILRSGWKLKG, encoded by the coding sequence ATGGACGATCAAACGAATTCGACCGAACTCCACAGTGCCGAGAGGCCCGTTGAGCCCCGCCATTTCCCGGCCAAGGGCGAGCCCATCATCCACACGGTGAACTGGGTCGGGCTCGGAACCCTCTATATGAAGGAGGTGCGCCGCTTCTTCAAGGTCCAGACGCAGACGATCTGGGCGCCTGCGGTGACCACGCTTCTGTTCCTGGTGATCTTCTCGCTGGCGATGGGCCGCGGGGACCGCATGGTGCTGGGCGTGAACTTCGCGACCTTCGTGGCGCCGGGCCTGATCGTGATGGGCATGATGCAGAACTCGTTCGCCAATTCCAGCTTCTCGTTCCTGGCCGGCAAGATCCAGGGCACGATCATCGACTACCTCATGCCGCCCCTGAGCGAAGCCGAACTCATGGCCGCGATGGTCGGGGCTGCGGTCACCCGTGCGGTGATGGTGGGCCTGGCGCTGTCGATCGCAATGCTGCTCTGGCCCGGGGTCGACCTCTCGATGGCGCATCCCTGGGCGGTCGTGTGGTTCGGCCTCATCGGGGCGGTGTTCCTGGCGCTGCTGGGCCTCCTGTCCTCGATCTGGGCGGAAAAGTTCGATCATAACGCGGCGGTGACAAACTTTGTCATTGCCCCTCTCTCGCTGCTTTCAGGTACGTTCTACGTCATCGACAACCTGGCGCCTGCATTCCAGGTCATCAGCCGCATCAATCCCTTCTTCTACGTGATCTCGGGCTTCCGCTTCGGATTCCTGGGCGAAAGCGACATCGGTGATACCAACATGGACGTGCTGCACAGCGCGCTGGGCATGACGCTTGTCGATGCCGTGCTGGCCGTCGTGGTCTACATGATCCTGCGCTCGGGCTGGAAGCTCAAGGGATAG
- a CDS encoding GcrA family cell cycle regulator gives MSWTDERIEKLTKMWEGGATASQIAEELGGVSRNAVIGKAHRLGLKARPSPVKANEKPARAPAPKKAKPASEAPPAPAAPAAPSEARPAPAAPARAPAAARPQAPAPAPEPETEEASDTPASDKPRIVSVGPGGFLRQGPGDQQPPIPPAPPRRLVPAKPSPEIADKTSLLDLNDRICRWPMGHPGEPDFHFCGDKVNPGFPYCVEHCGRAYQAQLPRGSRRPPPPLPFGGPRVR, from the coding sequence ATGAGCTGGACGGACGAGCGCATCGAGAAGCTGACCAAGATGTGGGAAGGCGGGGCCACCGCCAGTCAGATCGCGGAAGAACTCGGGGGCGTCAGCCGCAACGCGGTCATCGGCAAGGCCCACCGCCTGGGCCTGAAGGCGCGTCCTTCCCCGGTGAAGGCCAACGAGAAGCCCGCCCGCGCGCCCGCGCCCAAGAAGGCGAAACCGGCAAGCGAGGCACCGCCCGCGCCAGCAGCCCCGGCCGCGCCCAGCGAAGCGCGTCCCGCGCCCGCGGCTCCGGCCCGCGCGCCGGCCGCAGCGCGTCCGCAGGCCCCTGCCCCCGCGCCCGAGCCAGAAACCGAAGAGGCGTCCGACACGCCCGCTTCGGACAAGCCGCGAATCGTCTCGGTCGGCCCCGGCGGCTTCCTGCGCCAGGGCCCCGGCGATCAGCAGCCGCCGATCCCGCCGGCACCGCCGCGCCGCCTCGTGCCCGCCAAGCCGAGCCCCGAGATCGCCGACAAGACCAGCCTGCTCGACCTCAACGACCGCATCTGCCGCTGGCCGATGGGGCACCCGGGTGAGCCGGACTTCCACTTCTGCGGCGACAAGGTCAATCCGGGCTTCCCGTACTGCGTCGAGCATTGCGGCCGGGCCTACCAGGCACAGCTGCCGCGCGGTTCGCGCCGTCCCCCGCCGCCGCTGCCCTTCGGCGGTCCGCGCGTGCGCTGA
- a CDS encoding peptidylprolyl isomerase, whose protein sequence is MGRLTFCASLAAALALVPAGLAAQETAPAPGAMTPAVEAPAEPAPEPAEYAYVALKTAKGTITLALDTTHAPKTSANFLKYVDAKNLDGALFYRAMHLPYGEGEDQGLLQGGVRNAAKLFAPVAHESTNETGIKHTTGTISMARFAPGTATADFMIMLSDMPALDAEDGNTGEDPGAGFAAFGHVAAGMDVVKAIWSQPRSATKGEGVMKGDILENEVPILSARRTSAPPKAPETPQSPATEAESPTPTS, encoded by the coding sequence ATGGGCCGCCTGACCTTCTGCGCTAGCCTTGCCGCCGCATTGGCTCTCGTGCCTGCGGGCCTTGCCGCCCAGGAAACCGCTCCTGCGCCCGGCGCGATGACGCCTGCGGTAGAAGCCCCGGCCGAGCCCGCACCCGAACCGGCCGAATACGCCTACGTCGCGCTCAAGACCGCCAAGGGCACGATCACGCTCGCGCTCGACACCACCCATGCGCCCAAGACCTCGGCGAACTTTCTCAAGTACGTCGATGCGAAGAACCTCGATGGCGCGCTGTTCTACCGCGCCATGCACCTGCCCTACGGGGAAGGTGAGGACCAGGGCCTGCTCCAGGGCGGCGTGCGCAACGCCGCAAAGCTCTTCGCCCCCGTCGCGCACGAGAGCACCAACGAGACCGGCATCAAGCACACCACCGGGACGATCTCGATGGCCCGCTTCGCGCCCGGCACGGCCACGGCCGACTTCATGATCATGCTTTCGGACATGCCTGCCCTCGACGCCGAGGACGGCAACACCGGCGAAGATCCGGGCGCAGGCTTCGCCGCATTCGGCCACGTTGCTGCGGGTATGGACGTGGTCAAGGCGATCTGGTCGCAGCCACGTTCGGCCACCAAGGGCGAAGGCGTCATGAAGGGCGACATCCTGGAGAACGAGGTCCCCATCCTGAGCGCCCGGCGCACCTCCGCGCCGCCCAAGGCGCCCGAGACGCCCCAATCTCCGGCCACCGAAGCGGAATCGCCCACTCCGACCAGCTGA
- a CDS encoding GGDEF domain-containing protein: MNAHDPGTSRSPGWARWLGLGPAREDEPPPPPPPTTDTLPGPAESPADKRRRHVLEDITRFLMGHGLPVSPHTLTIAHDVVTGANPALVRLVGEHVASGAPLTVEWLEETVRCDEEESGARQIHALVRKLEGAIAKFGCTATAARSATTSYNETLAEQVDALGGIAPCQEASSAIAALTSVAREMLRRTRDMEREISRSERETEALQRSLEDARREAEIDHLTGLPNRRAFEAVFEDELAQAKDKNEPLCVAFCDIDRFKRVNDTHGHEAGDRVLRTVAQALAELSNDKCHVARHGGEEFVVLLRGSNLATACTILDETRASIAARRLVNRATNTPFGRISFSAGVADVHAYPNRKSALRAADEALFRAKLAGRNRVIAAGHDDWNGFRVIPPDPASGTAA, translated from the coding sequence ATGAACGCGCACGATCCCGGCACCTCCCGAAGCCCCGGCTGGGCCCGCTGGCTTGGCCTGGGACCTGCGCGCGAGGACGAACCTCCTCCCCCGCCCCCGCCGACCACGGACACACTGCCGGGGCCTGCGGAAAGCCCTGCCGACAAGCGCCGGCGCCATGTGCTGGAGGACATCACCCGCTTTCTCATGGGGCACGGATTGCCGGTCAGCCCCCACACGCTCACCATCGCGCACGATGTCGTGACCGGCGCCAACCCCGCGCTGGTGCGCCTGGTCGGAGAACATGTCGCGAGCGGCGCGCCGCTCACCGTCGAATGGCTTGAAGAGACGGTGCGCTGCGACGAGGAGGAAAGCGGTGCACGCCAGATCCACGCCCTTGTCCGCAAGCTTGAGGGCGCCATTGCCAAGTTCGGGTGTACCGCCACCGCTGCGCGCTCTGCCACCACCAGCTACAACGAGACCCTTGCCGAGCAGGTCGACGCCCTGGGCGGCATCGCGCCGTGCCAGGAGGCCAGCAGCGCGATCGCGGCGCTGACCTCTGTCGCGCGTGAGATGCTGCGCCGTACCCGCGACATGGAGCGCGAGATCTCCCGCTCCGAGCGCGAGACAGAAGCACTCCAGCGCAGCCTCGAAGATGCCCGCCGCGAAGCCGAGATCGACCACCTCACCGGCCTTCCCAACCGCCGCGCCTTCGAGGCCGTGTTCGAGGACGAACTGGCCCAGGCCAAGGACAAGAACGAGCCCCTGTGCGTTGCCTTCTGTGACATCGACCGCTTCAAGCGCGTCAACGACACCCACGGCCACGAGGCCGGGGACCGCGTGCTGCGCACCGTCGCGCAGGCTCTGGCCGAACTGTCCAACGACAAGTGCCATGTCGCACGTCATGGCGGCGAGGAATTCGTGGTGCTTCTGCGTGGATCGAACCTGGCCACGGCCTGTACGATCCTCGACGAGACGCGCGCGTCGATCGCCGCGCGCCGTCTCGTCAACCGCGCCACCAACACCCCTTTCGGACGGATCAGCTTCTCGGCCGGGGTCGCCGACGTCCACGCCTACCCCAACCGCAAGAGCGCCCTGCGCGCAGCCGACGAGGCGCTGTTCCGCGCCAAGCTGGCCGGACGCAACCGGGTCATCGCGGCAGGCCATGACGACTGGAACGGCTTTCGCGTCATTCCGCCCGATCCCGCCTCCGGG